From one bacterium genomic stretch:
- a CDS encoding helix-turn-helix transcriptional regulator: LLKQMREKSGFTQEELAIKLDTKKSAISRIENHAEDIRLSTLEKYARVLGMKLQISIANN; encoded by the coding sequence ACTCCTCAAGCAGATGCGCGAAAAATCCGGATTTACCCAGGAAGAACTGGCAATTAAACTGGATACTAAGAAATCTGCAATATCAAGAATAGAAAACCATGCTGAAGATATTCGGCTATCGACTCTGGAAAAATACGCGCGTGTTCTCGGGATGAAACTTCAAATCAGTATCGCAAATAACTGA